From Pseudonocardia autotrophica, one genomic window encodes:
- a CDS encoding GntR family transcriptional regulator, which yields MVVPPAAVIPEGEPPPPLREQVYVALRDAVLNGEFRAGERLTEPKLAKRYGMSRTPVRDAVTRLLADGLLHREDYGYSVVVPSVARVRDLYEVRIAVELRGIARCIENPGVRHDPAVLGTELEYWHGLRAAPPGPAPEFVLADERYHAALLSASGNAELVAVLADVNSRIRRVRMHDFVVPGRIETSIDEHIEIAERILDGRLETAHRLLHEHIGASLEDVVERVTRALVAMNARETGPPARR from the coding sequence GTGGTCGTGCCGCCGGCCGCGGTGATCCCGGAGGGGGAGCCGCCCCCGCCGCTGCGCGAGCAGGTCTACGTGGCGCTGCGCGACGCCGTCCTGAACGGGGAGTTCCGGGCGGGCGAGCGGCTCACCGAGCCCAAGCTGGCGAAGCGGTACGGGATGTCCCGGACCCCGGTCCGGGACGCGGTCACCCGGCTGCTCGCCGACGGCCTGCTGCACCGCGAGGACTACGGCTACTCGGTGGTCGTGCCGAGCGTGGCCCGGGTCCGTGACCTCTACGAGGTCCGGATCGCGGTCGAGCTGCGCGGCATCGCCCGGTGCATCGAGAACCCGGGGGTCCGGCACGACCCGGCCGTGCTGGGGACCGAGCTGGAGTACTGGCACGGGTTGCGGGCCGCCCCACCCGGCCCCGCCCCGGAGTTCGTGCTCGCCGACGAGCGCTATCACGCGGCGCTGCTGTCGGCGTCCGGGAACGCCGAGCTGGTCGCCGTGCTGGCCGACGTGAACAGCCGGATACGCCGGGTCCGCATGCACGACTTCGTCGTCCCCGGCCGGATCGAGACCTCGATCGACGAGCACATCGAGATCGCCGAACGCATCCTCGACGGCCGGCTGGAGACCGCGCACCGGCTGCTGCACGAGCACATCGGTGCCTCGCTGGAGGACGTCGTCGAGCGGGTCACCCGCGCGCTCGTCGCGATGAACGCTCGCGAGACGGGCCCGCCCGCGCGCCGCTGA
- a CDS encoding phosphopantetheine adenylyltransferase: MTITRRHLVSALMLTIGVVHLAPGLVGLSTSGLRALYGAAVSDDPTLLTMLRHRSVLLALVGAGLVAAVRRPGWCAPALVAAGTSMVSFVALHLLYRSPELTTVAVVDGVALAALVVVYRHRDLLTPAGRTARDVEVS, encoded by the coding sequence GTGACGATCACCAGAAGACACCTGGTCAGCGCACTGATGCTCACCATCGGGGTGGTGCATCTCGCCCCCGGCCTGGTCGGCCTGAGCACGTCGGGTCTGCGTGCGCTCTACGGTGCGGCCGTCTCCGACGATCCGACACTGCTGACCATGCTGCGCCACCGCAGTGTCCTGCTCGCACTCGTCGGGGCCGGTCTGGTCGCTGCTGTACGCCGGCCCGGCTGGTGCGCTCCGGCCCTCGTCGCCGCCGGTACCAGCATGGTCAGTTTCGTGGCGCTGCACCTGCTGTACCGCTCCCCGGAGCTGACGACGGTGGCGGTGGTCGACGGCGTAGCCCTGGCCGCTCTCGTCGTGGTGTACCGGCACCGCGACCTCCTCACCCCGGCCGGCCGGACGGCCCGCGACGTCGAGGTCTCCTGA
- a CDS encoding AraC family transcriptional regulator, whose product MWTGIEGIDEAGHGVAGPARVWVGSGWAAYVGPSLRLAPHRGAVTCLALGIDDDLTVEVAERAPVTAGSALIPAGLRHRISTGPGRVAFVYLEPRGAGHVECASRMSLGGTADHPIAAGHDREAALIESARRGDIETMRALAIGPGGGGVPDPRIVRVLDLLHRPGGADTPTAELAARSRLSVAHLLRVFGREVGVGLQAYRRWARMRTVAAVLAAGGDLTRAAADAGFATPSHLSSAFRTMFGLAPSRLLGAGSGVGIVVHDASGAPAPPFIGRSPGRSSGGGGTGQDHRGQQARGHDLDQGVEPDRVERRRAVEYP is encoded by the coding sequence GTGTGGACCGGGATCGAGGGGATCGACGAGGCCGGACACGGCGTCGCCGGACCGGCGCGGGTGTGGGTCGGGTCGGGCTGGGCGGCCTACGTCGGCCCGTCGCTGCGGCTGGCCCCGCACCGGGGCGCGGTGACCTGCCTCGCACTGGGGATCGACGACGATCTGACCGTGGAGGTTGCGGAGCGGGCTCCGGTGACGGCCGGATCGGCACTGATCCCCGCCGGGTTGCGGCACCGGATCTCGACCGGCCCGGGGCGCGTAGCGTTCGTCTACCTGGAGCCGCGCGGTGCGGGTCACGTCGAGTGCGCGAGCCGGATGAGCCTCGGCGGCACCGCGGATCATCCGATCGCCGCAGGCCACGACCGTGAGGCCGCCCTGATCGAGTCCGCGCGGCGCGGGGACATCGAGACGATGCGGGCCCTCGCGATCGGGCCGGGCGGTGGCGGCGTCCCGGATCCCCGGATCGTCCGGGTGCTCGACCTGCTGCACCGCCCGGGTGGAGCCGACACACCGACCGCGGAGCTCGCTGCGAGGTCTCGGCTGTCGGTCGCGCACCTGTTGCGGGTCTTCGGACGAGAGGTCGGGGTCGGGTTGCAGGCATACCGCCGCTGGGCCCGGATGCGGACCGTCGCTGCGGTCCTCGCGGCCGGGGGCGATCTGACCCGGGCCGCGGCGGACGCGGGCTTCGCGACGCCGTCGCACCTGAGCTCGGCGTTCCGCACGATGTTCGGTCTGGCGCCCAGCCGCCTGCTCGGTGCCGGTTCCGGGGTCGGCATCGTGGTCCACGACGCCTCCGGCGCGCCGGCTCCGCCGTTCATCGGCCGGTCGCCCGGCCGATCGTCAGGTGGCGGAGGCACGGGTCAGGACCACCGTGGCCAGCAAGCCCGCGGCCACGATCTCGACCAGGGCGTAGAACCAGATCGGGTAGAACGCCGTCGGGCGGTCGAGTACCCGTGA
- a CDS encoding DUF4345 domain-containing protein: MNVIVVLVGVFFAGMGVFALAAPAALARPFRIVVEHPESRSEIRAVYGGFGVATAAALGLALISPGLHDGILTAVGCALAGMALGRVVSRVLDRPTAFYPIWFYALVEIVAAGLLATVVLTRASAT; this comes from the coding sequence GTGAACGTCATCGTGGTGCTGGTCGGGGTCTTCTTCGCCGGGATGGGGGTCTTCGCGCTCGCCGCGCCGGCCGCACTGGCCCGGCCCTTCCGGATCGTGGTCGAGCACCCGGAGAGCAGGTCGGAGATCCGCGCCGTCTACGGCGGTTTCGGCGTGGCCACCGCGGCTGCGCTCGGTCTCGCCCTGATCTCTCCGGGACTGCACGACGGGATCCTCACGGCCGTCGGCTGCGCGCTCGCCGGGATGGCCCTCGGCCGCGTCGTGTCACGGGTACTCGACCGCCCGACGGCGTTCTACCCGATCTGGTTCTACGCCCTGGTCGAGATCGTGGCCGCGGGCTTGCTGGCCACGGTGGTCCTGACCCGTGCCTCCGCCACCTGA
- a CDS encoding DUF808 domain-containing protein produces MSGLFALLDDVAALVRLTASSLDDVAGAAGRAGAKAAGVVVDDAAVTPRYVQGLRPERELSIIWRIAKGSLRNKLLIILPVALLLSQFAPWLLTPILMLGGLYLCYEGAEKIWEKLAGHEPDPETKDEAAAADPDGHERTVVAGAVRTDFILSAEIMVIALNEVAGEGFVSRAIILAVVAVAITVLVYGVVALIVKMDDAGLALAARDAGAISAFGRGLVRAMPIVLSVLSVVGIAAMLWVGGHILLVGADELGLHAPYAVVHHVELLVHDATGALGGFLGWLTNTVGSAIVGAVVGALAVAVLHLVPRRKPAGNGRDPVDAAG; encoded by the coding sequence GTGAGCGGGCTCTTCGCACTGCTGGACGACGTCGCCGCCCTCGTCCGGCTGACGGCCTCGTCGCTCGACGACGTCGCGGGTGCCGCCGGGCGGGCCGGGGCGAAGGCGGCGGGGGTGGTCGTCGACGACGCCGCCGTCACGCCCCGCTACGTGCAGGGCCTGCGCCCCGAGCGGGAACTGTCGATCATCTGGCGGATCGCCAAGGGCTCGCTGCGGAACAAGCTCCTGATCATCCTGCCGGTGGCGCTGCTGCTGAGCCAGTTCGCGCCGTGGCTGCTCACCCCGATCCTGATGCTCGGCGGGCTCTACCTCTGCTACGAGGGCGCCGAGAAGATCTGGGAGAAGCTGGCCGGGCACGAACCCGATCCGGAGACCAAGGACGAGGCCGCCGCGGCCGATCCCGACGGCCACGAGCGGACGGTCGTCGCCGGCGCGGTCCGCACCGACTTCATCCTCTCCGCCGAGATCATGGTGATCGCGCTGAACGAGGTCGCCGGTGAGGGCTTCGTGTCCCGGGCGATCATCCTCGCGGTGGTGGCGGTGGCGATCACGGTGCTGGTCTACGGCGTCGTCGCGCTGATCGTGAAGATGGACGACGCCGGCCTCGCGCTCGCCGCGCGGGACGCGGGGGCGATCAGCGCCTTCGGTCGCGGGCTGGTGCGGGCGATGCCGATCGTGCTGTCGGTGCTGTCGGTGGTCGGCATCGCGGCGATGCTGTGGGTCGGCGGGCACATCCTGCTGGTCGGCGCGGACGAGCTGGGTCTGCACGCGCCGTACGCCGTGGTGCATCACGTCGAGCTGCTGGTGCACGACGCGACGGGGGCGCTCGGCGGGTTCCTCGGCTGGCTCACCAACACCGTCGGCTCGGCGATCGTCGGCGCGGTGGTGGGCGCGCTCGCGGTCGCGGTGCTGCACCTGGTGCCGCGGCGGAAGCCGGCCGGCAACGGGCGGGATCCGGTGGACGCGGCCGGCTAG
- a CDS encoding glycoside hydrolase family 140 protein: MTVGVLVAAGATGPTPSRVSLSLQETAQQDPPAPPAVTGPPRMEIDGRFFTAGGEPLFWLGDTAWALLGKLDRSDTVRYLDARSEQGYNVIQTVAIFPQAGANRPIRGDVRSAPEHEDFWDNVGFVIDAAAERGMYLAIHPVWGDKQTGSVVNEGNARDYGRFLGERFGDRDNVTWTLGGDHPAGGEERLWGNLADGLRAGGATQLTTYHPQGDQTSAQWFAGADWLDFHMIQGGHCLRYGVRQRLVDTTYDARPAKPFIDGEPIYEEHPYCWESDRGFSTAQDVRRDAWWAVLGGAAGHTYGAHSVWQFNDGGRGELGARGSWTDALRLPAGGQMAHLRELMESLPFQLGEPDQSVITSETGSGKDRIVANRASDGSYVLVYSPAGGDFALDPAATAGLTSLRWFDPRTGAFQDAAPGERFDPPSGEDWVLLLRR; this comes from the coding sequence ATGACGGTCGGAGTCCTGGTCGCGGCCGGTGCCACCGGCCCCACCCCGTCCAGGGTCTCGTTGTCGCTGCAGGAGACGGCCCAGCAGGACCCGCCCGCCCCGCCGGCGGTGACCGGCCCACCGCGGATGGAGATCGACGGACGGTTCTTCACCGCCGGCGGCGAGCCGCTGTTCTGGCTGGGTGACACCGCCTGGGCGCTGCTGGGCAAGCTGGACCGCTCGGACACGGTCCGCTATCTCGACGCCCGCAGCGAGCAGGGCTACAACGTGATCCAGACGGTGGCGATCTTCCCGCAGGCCGGTGCGAACCGGCCGATCCGCGGCGACGTGAGGAGCGCGCCCGAGCACGAGGACTTCTGGGACAACGTCGGCTTCGTCATCGACGCCGCCGCCGAGCGCGGGATGTACCTGGCCATCCACCCGGTCTGGGGGGACAAGCAGACCGGCTCGGTGGTGAACGAGGGCAACGCCCGCGACTACGGCCGCTTCCTCGGCGAGCGGTTCGGCGACCGGGACAACGTCACCTGGACCCTGGGCGGTGACCATCCGGCGGGCGGCGAGGAACGCCTGTGGGGCAACCTCGCCGACGGCCTCCGGGCGGGCGGGGCGACCCAGCTGACGACGTATCACCCGCAGGGCGACCAGACCTCGGCCCAGTGGTTCGCCGGGGCCGACTGGCTGGACTTCCACATGATCCAGGGCGGGCACTGCCTGCGGTACGGCGTCCGGCAGCGGCTCGTCGACACCACCTACGACGCCCGGCCGGCGAAGCCGTTCATCGACGGCGAGCCGATCTACGAGGAGCACCCGTACTGCTGGGAGTCCGATCGCGGCTTCTCCACCGCGCAGGACGTCCGGCGCGACGCCTGGTGGGCGGTCCTCGGGGGCGCCGCCGGGCACACCTACGGCGCGCACTCGGTGTGGCAGTTCAACGACGGCGGACGTGGGGAGCTGGGCGCCCGCGGCAGCTGGACCGATGCGCTGCGCCTGCCCGCCGGAGGCCAGATGGCCCACCTGCGGGAGCTGATGGAGTCGCTGCCGTTCCAGCTCGGCGAGCCGGACCAGTCGGTGATCACCTCGGAGACCGGCTCCGGCAAGGACCGGATCGTCGCCAACCGCGCCTCGGACGGCTCCTACGTGCTGGTCTACTCGCCCGCCGGCGGTGACTTCGCGCTGGATCCGGCCGCGACGGCCGGTCTGACGAGCCTGCGCTGGTTCGATCCGCGCACCGGCGCGTTCCAGGACGCGGCGCCGGGAGAGCGGTTCGATCCGCCGTCCGGCGAGGACTGGGTGCTGCTGCTGCGCCGGTGA
- a CDS encoding RibD family protein: MTGTATTAESVAAELVGPFRAHRGRPHVVLKYAQTLDGRIAAVGGDSKWISCEPERAVSHAVRARCDAVVVGSGTAVRDDPRLDVRLVPGESPLRVVIDSTLRTPTGAQVLSGPPDTVLITTARASAADRERISRAGAGIREVPAAPGGVDLPAALAVLHAEGIRSVMVEGGARLLTALLAAELADRIVVGIAPRIIGTGVEAIGDLGVHRVADGIALRRACLHSVEDDVLVAYDVLG, encoded by the coding sequence ATGACCGGTACCGCCACCACCGCCGAGTCCGTGGCCGCCGAGCTCGTCGGGCCGTTCCGCGCACACCGGGGCCGGCCGCACGTCGTCCTGAAGTACGCGCAGACCCTCGACGGCCGGATCGCGGCCGTCGGCGGCGACTCGAAGTGGATCAGCTGCGAGCCGGAGCGGGCCGTCTCGCACGCCGTGCGGGCCCGCTGCGACGCCGTCGTCGTCGGCTCCGGGACCGCGGTACGCGACGATCCCCGGCTCGACGTCCGGCTGGTGCCGGGAGAGTCCCCGCTGCGCGTGGTCATCGACAGCACCCTGCGCACCCCGACCGGGGCACAGGTGCTCAGCGGGCCGCCGGACACCGTGCTGATCACCACGGCGCGCGCGTCGGCCGCCGATCGCGAACGGATCAGCCGGGCCGGGGCCGGGATCCGGGAGGTCCCGGCCGCGCCGGGCGGTGTCGACCTGCCCGCCGCGCTGGCGGTGCTGCACGCCGAGGGGATCCGCTCGGTGATGGTCGAGGGCGGGGCCAGGCTGCTGACCGCGCTGCTCGCGGCGGAGCTCGCCGACCGGATCGTCGTCGGGATCGCGCCCCGGATCATCGGCACCGGGGTCGAGGCCATCGGGGACCTCGGGGTACACCGGGTCGCCGACGGGATCGCGTTGCGCCGGGCCTGCCTGCACTCGGTCGAGGACGACGTGCTCGTCGCCTACGACGTGCTGGGCTGA
- a CDS encoding lysylphosphatidylglycerol synthase transmembrane domain-containing protein — protein MSAAAGVLLRVAVTIGVLALLATQLGTTELLHGLRSLTPAVLAVALLLGLVATVCTALRWYVVARGIGAPVPLGTAVADTYRAQLLNSVLPAGLLGDAHRAVAHGLPTAGGRAGFRAVVLERAGGQLVVLLGCLALLAVVTGHPTALLVPVLLVVIVVVLYRTRTGPGAQPGLRGWFDDVRIVLLSRDRGPAVVALSLIGLGCHLALFVVAARTAGVDAPLPVLLPLLVLGLLAMVIPLNVGGWGPREGVTAGMFGAAALDPAAGFATAVLFGLLSLVGCLPGVLALTRSWWGHPVQRTDTVPDRRAP, from the coding sequence ATGAGCGCCGCGGCGGGCGTGCTGCTGCGGGTCGCGGTCACCATCGGGGTGCTCGCCCTGCTGGCCACCCAGCTCGGCACCACCGAGCTCCTGCACGGGCTGCGCTCGCTGACCCCCGCGGTACTGGCGGTGGCGCTGCTGCTCGGCCTGGTGGCCACCGTGTGCACCGCGCTGCGCTGGTACGTCGTCGCCCGCGGGATCGGCGCACCGGTGCCGCTGGGCACCGCCGTCGCCGACACCTACCGGGCGCAGCTGCTCAACTCGGTGTTGCCCGCCGGGCTGCTCGGTGACGCGCACCGGGCGGTCGCGCACGGCCTGCCCACCGCGGGCGGACGGGCCGGGTTCCGCGCCGTCGTCCTCGAACGGGCCGGCGGACAGCTCGTGGTGCTCCTGGGCTGTCTCGCGCTGCTCGCCGTCGTCACCGGGCATCCGACGGCGCTGCTGGTGCCGGTGCTGCTCGTGGTGATCGTCGTGGTGCTCTACCGGACGCGGACCGGGCCGGGCGCGCAGCCGGGTCTGCGCGGCTGGTTCGACGACGTCCGGATCGTCCTGCTGTCCCGCGACCGCGGACCCGCGGTCGTCGCGCTCTCGCTGATCGGGCTCGGCTGCCATCTCGCGCTGTTCGTCGTCGCCGCCCGCACCGCAGGCGTCGACGCCCCGCTCCCCGTGCTGCTGCCGCTGCTCGTGCTCGGGCTGCTGGCGATGGTGATCCCGCTGAACGTCGGCGGCTGGGGTCCTCGCGAGGGCGTCACGGCGGGGATGTTCGGCGCCGCCGCGCTGGACCCGGCCGCCGGGTTCGCCACCGCGGTGCTGTTCGGCCTGCTGAGCCTGGTCGGTTGCCTGCCCGGCGTTCTCGCGCTCACCCGATCGTGGTGGGGTCATCCTGTCCAGCGCACCGACACCGTCCCCGACCGGAGGGCCCCATGA
- a CDS encoding glycosyltransferase family 4 protein: MHLLVPGDVDDPLRPSGGNAYDRRIRDGLRRTGRPVHQVTLPGDWPEPGPASCARLARELAALPDGATVLLDGLVACAVPEVLVPEAARLDVVVLVHLPLGEEPGAPAGLPEREGPVLRAARAVIATSPWTADRLAGRHRLDPAAVHVAVPGTAPAEIAPGTDGAGSLLSVGSLGPTKGHDLLVDALTAVREHDWRCRIVGPERRSPGFGAALRRTLGERGLERRIILAGPRSGAALDAEYAVADLLVAPSRVESYGMVVTEALARGIPVLAGRTGGLPDALGEAAVPELLVPTGDPAGLTTALRRWLTDPGLRQRARELALARRDTLRGWDLAVAEVDAALAGTRPAALR; encoded by the coding sequence GTGCACCTGCTGGTCCCCGGCGACGTCGACGATCCGCTGCGCCCCAGCGGAGGCAACGCCTACGACCGGCGGATCCGGGACGGCCTGCGCCGCACCGGGAGACCGGTGCACCAGGTCACACTGCCCGGCGACTGGCCGGAGCCGGGGCCGGCGAGCTGCGCCCGATTGGCCCGGGAGCTGGCGGCGCTGCCGGACGGCGCCACGGTGCTGCTCGACGGGCTGGTCGCCTGTGCGGTGCCCGAGGTGCTGGTGCCCGAGGCGGCACGGCTCGACGTGGTCGTGCTCGTCCATCTCCCGCTCGGCGAGGAACCTGGCGCGCCCGCCGGACTGCCGGAGCGGGAGGGGCCGGTGCTGCGAGCGGCCCGGGCGGTGATCGCGACCAGCCCGTGGACCGCGGACCGGCTGGCCGGGCGGCACCGACTCGATCCGGCCGCGGTGCACGTCGCCGTGCCCGGGACCGCACCGGCGGAGATCGCGCCGGGCACCGACGGCGCGGGCAGCCTGCTGAGCGTCGGGTCGCTGGGCCCCACCAAGGGTCACGACCTGCTGGTCGACGCGCTCACCGCGGTGCGCGAGCACGACTGGCGGTGCCGGATCGTCGGCCCCGAACGCCGGAGCCCCGGGTTCGGCGCTGCGCTGCGCCGCACGCTCGGCGAGCGTGGCCTGGAGCGGCGGATCATCCTCGCCGGGCCGCGCTCCGGGGCCGCGCTGGACGCCGAGTACGCGGTCGCCGATCTGCTCGTCGCGCCGTCGCGGGTGGAGTCCTACGGGATGGTCGTGACCGAGGCGCTCGCCCGCGGGATCCCGGTGCTCGCCGGCCGGACCGGCGGGCTGCCGGACGCGCTCGGCGAGGCCGCCGTACCGGAGCTGCTGGTGCCGACCGGCGACCCGGCCGGGCTCACCACCGCGCTGCGCCGCTGGCTGACCGATCCCGGCCTGCGGCAGCGGGCCCGCGAGCTCGCACTGGCCCGCCGGGACACCCTCCGGGGCTGGGACCTCGCCGTCGCCGAGGTGGACGCCGCGCTCGCCGGCACCCGTCCGGCGGCGTTGCGATGA
- a CDS encoding 6-pyruvoyl trahydropterin synthase family protein, translated as MFSITVRDHFMIAHSFRGEVFGPAQRLHGATYVVDATFRRRELDADGIVVDIGRATDELKAILAELDYRNLDEEPVFDGVNTSTEFLAKVVADRLAERVHAGALGEGARGLAGLAVSLSESHVASAAYERDL; from the coding sequence ATGTTCAGCATCACCGTCCGTGACCACTTCATGATCGCGCACAGCTTCCGTGGGGAGGTGTTCGGACCCGCGCAGCGGCTGCACGGCGCCACCTACGTCGTGGACGCCACGTTCCGCCGCCGCGAGCTCGACGCCGACGGCATCGTCGTCGACATCGGCCGGGCGACCGACGAGCTGAAGGCGATCCTGGCCGAGCTCGACTACCGCAATCTCGACGAGGAGCCGGTGTTCGACGGCGTCAACACCTCCACCGAGTTCCTGGCGAAGGTGGTCGCCGACCGGCTCGCCGAGCGGGTGCACGCCGGGGCGCTCGGCGAGGGCGCGCGTGGGCTGGCCGGGCTGGCCGTGTCGCTGAGCGAGTCGCACGTGGCCTCGGCCGCCTACGAGCGGGACCTGTGA
- a CDS encoding zinc-dependent alcohol dehydrogenase, protein MTRGQPRDRAYWLVEPGHGEIRDVELPAPGPDDVLVRTLHTGISRGTEGLVHRGGVPPAEYDRMRAPFQDGAFPGPVKYGYLNVGVVEHGPAELLGRTVFCLYPHQTRYVVPAAAVVPVPDDVPAARAVLAGTVETAVNALWDAAPLLGDRVSVVGAGPVGCCVAALLARIPGVDVEIVDVLGSRSRIAERLGAGFARPADARTGRDLVVHTSGTGEGLSRSLELLADEATVLELSWYGDRPVTVALGSDFHSRRLAIRSSQVGAVAPARRGRRSHADRLAVALGLLTDPAFDSIVTGDVRFDNLPAALDRIAAGGERDALAIRVDYGDPPPSP, encoded by the coding sequence GAACTGCCCGCGCCGGGCCCGGACGACGTGCTCGTCCGCACCCTGCACACCGGGATCAGCCGCGGCACCGAGGGGCTGGTGCACCGCGGCGGGGTCCCGCCCGCCGAGTACGACCGGATGCGCGCCCCCTTCCAGGACGGCGCGTTCCCCGGGCCGGTCAAGTACGGGTACCTCAACGTCGGCGTCGTCGAGCACGGCCCGGCCGAGCTGCTCGGGCGCACCGTGTTCTGCCTCTACCCGCACCAGACCCGCTACGTCGTCCCGGCCGCCGCGGTGGTGCCCGTCCCGGACGACGTGCCCGCCGCCCGCGCGGTGCTCGCCGGCACCGTCGAGACCGCGGTCAACGCGCTGTGGGACGCGGCACCGCTGCTCGGCGACCGGGTCAGCGTGGTCGGGGCGGGCCCGGTCGGCTGCTGCGTCGCCGCGCTGCTGGCCCGGATCCCCGGTGTCGACGTCGAGATCGTGGACGTGCTGGGGTCCCGCTCGCGGATCGCCGAGCGGCTCGGCGCCGGGTTCGCCCGGCCCGCCGACGCCCGGACCGGCCGCGACCTGGTCGTGCACACCAGCGGCACCGGCGAGGGCCTGAGCCGCTCGCTGGAGCTGCTCGCCGACGAGGCGACGGTGCTGGAGCTGAGCTGGTACGGCGACCGGCCGGTCACGGTCGCGCTCGGCTCCGACTTCCACTCCCGCCGCCTGGCGATCCGGTCCAGCCAGGTCGGCGCCGTCGCACCCGCCCGGCGCGGACGGCGCAGCCACGCCGACCGCCTGGCCGTCGCACTCGGGCTGCTCACCGATCCGGCCTTCGACAGCATCGTCACCGGCGACGTCCGGTTCGACAATCTCCCCGCCGCACTGGATCGGATCGCGGCGGGCGGTGAACGGGACGCGCTCGCCATCCGTGTGGACTACGGGGACCCCCCGCCATCCCCGTGA